The DNA sequence CCATTAAGGATTTGTGGAAAAATTTGCTTTGATCTTAAATATTGCTCGTTCACGGGAACCTTATGAGGTCCTGTGTGCCGGTTCGGCCGAAGAAGCCTTGGCTGTGTTAGCCGAAGAACCGGTGGATGTCGTCATATCGGACGAAGTCATGCCCGGTATGTCCGGGTCGGAATTTCTGGCCATTGTCCGGCGGCAATATCCGGATACCATCCGCATGGTTCTTACGGGTCACGCCAGTCTCGAAGCCGCCATCCGCGCCATCAATGAAGGCGAAATCTACCGTTTCTTCACCAAACCCTGCAACATGGTGGACCTGGTGGTAACGATCCGCCAGGCCCTCCAGCAC is a window from the Candidatus Desulfatibia profunda genome containing:
- a CDS encoding response regulator — protein: MEKFALILNIARSREPYEVLCAGSAEEALAVLAEEPVDVVISDEVMPGMSGSEFLAIVRRQYPDTIRMVLTGHASLEAAIRAINEGEIYRFFTKPCNMVDLVVTIRQALQHKELMDENQRLHNSVRQQSLSLEALERRHPGITKVKRDSGGAVIIDE